A window of Thermanaerothrix sp. contains these coding sequences:
- a CDS encoding FtsW/RodA/SpoVE family cell cycle protein: MWLIPLLLNGLGILVITSTTTPKIFGDSGSPFWVGVKQFQWMLIGLAGFLVGWRVPFRMWVRASGVLWVVSIFLVFCTLLPGIGATIGGARRWLRIAGLSFQPGEALYLFFSIHLTKMLYKHDRDEIKSFAVLMSLILISAVPLLLQPDLGTTILIFTIGMGIFVERHGWRFPLISALGGVVVLVLLIVAEPYRMRRVVAFWDPWKDPLDTGFQAIQGLIAFNNGGLWGTGLGHGFQKLQYLPAAYTDFIFAALGEEMGLVGTMGVLALFFIWAMRVKRHYFLMEDDLMASMLWAMVLTIITPFFVNVGGVTKMMPLTGMPLPFLSYGGTSLVMMWFRLGMVVGICSAGASQKRGLA, from the coding sequence CTACCCCTAAGATATTTGGGGATAGCGGATCACCTTTCTGGGTTGGTGTGAAGCAGTTTCAATGGATGCTGATTGGCTTAGCGGGGTTCCTGGTAGGTTGGAGGGTGCCCTTTAGAATGTGGGTTCGTGCAAGCGGCGTTCTTTGGGTTGTTTCCATATTTTTGGTGTTCTGTACCCTCCTTCCCGGCATAGGGGCCACCATAGGTGGCGCAAGAAGATGGCTTAGAATCGCCGGCTTGTCTTTTCAACCAGGGGAAGCTTTGTATCTCTTTTTTTCTATTCACCTTACCAAGATGTTGTATAAACACGACAGGGATGAAATAAAGTCCTTCGCTGTTTTGATGTCCCTTATCTTAATATCTGCTGTGCCGCTTTTGCTGCAGCCAGACCTCGGGACCACCATACTCATATTTACGATAGGAATGGGCATTTTTGTGGAGCGCCATGGTTGGAGGTTTCCCCTTATATCTGCTTTGGGGGGGGTAGTGGTCTTGGTGTTGCTTATAGTGGCCGAGCCCTACCGGATGAGGAGGGTGGTTGCATTTTGGGATCCGTGGAAAGATCCGCTGGACACCGGTTTTCAGGCTATTCAGGGGCTGATTGCCTTTAACAACGGTGGGCTTTGGGGGACAGGCCTAGGGCATGGCTTTCAAAAGCTCCAATACCTACCTGCGGCGTACACCGATTTCATATTTGCCGCCCTTGGGGAGGAGATGGGGCTAGTGGGCACCATGGGGGTGCTTGCCCTCTTCTTCATATGGGCCATGAGGGTTAAGCGGCATTACTTCTTGATGGAGGACGACCTCATGGCCTCCATGCTTTGGGCCATGGTGCTGACCATAATTACCCCCTTCTTTGTTAACGTAGGGGGGGTTACAAAGATGATGCCTCTTACCGGCATGCCGTTGCCATTTTTGAGTTACGGCGGCACATCGTTGGTTATGATGTGGTTTAGGCTTGGTATGGTGGTAGGGATATGCAGCGCAGGGGCATCGCAGAAGAGGGGATTGGCTTGA